From a region of the Cololabis saira isolate AMF1-May2022 chromosome 8, fColSai1.1, whole genome shotgun sequence genome:
- the rereb gene encoding arginine-glutamic acid dipeptide repeats protein isoform X3 yields the protein MDDLFSPRRSLNSTQGEIRVGPSHQAKLPELQPQPAPASHTQAENEELMWTPGVNDCDLLMYLRAARSMAAFAGMCDGGSTEDGCLAASRDDTTLNALNMLHASHYDAAKALQRLVKKPLPKLIEKCWSGDDVKRFIKGLKQYGKNFFRIRKDFLPSKKTGELIAFYYHWKKTPEAAGTRAYRQQRRQPSSRKAKTRSAAPPDNTQSRKYSAVDASSASEDDLDSEDSEQEAKSCSHCGTTSSKDWHQGGRDNPLLCTGCRSYENKHGCLPPAPKSASTSFTFKPVKAEEEVNSKHGMRTRRSRAPLSSLRSGHRRLTGSPTSEDQLSSNQPSPTGAVSHSLRSSFTDNKNDSIKKTNKKIKEEVTQPRTTKRARESPALEMDDPEKIAPKRPKTQDPRGSRSEGEAEEESSSDSRSAQEDGSDAKDIDQDNRSSSPSIPSPQQGNESDSDSSAQPNGIPSEPVASAAAQAETPVSQALPTQGPPIIPQQPQSTPLADPAHSPPPPSPDPPQPVAGQPAAPAGSSSRGQPSSLPLPCPWPAPSPLAQDAPPSPAFHIPPALNSSLPLQPLGLSPQAPQRPPPFFRDAQHPQPPITGPQIKPPPTTPIPPSHKHLPHQSGASFPQMPSNLPPPPALKPLTSLPNHHPPGAPPPPLQLMQHPLPVNSLPTQPPVISQVQSPPGKSMTSAHTPAAPAAPAAASLPLTSVTPSSVGPVLSLQQPFSPLPLKPSPSSTAGGLQVQIKEEPLDEMEEVQSPPSPPRSPSPEPTIVNMASHASQSARFIKHLDRGYNSCARTDLFFTPLSASKLAKKREEAVERSRREAELSAREEREREKEREREREREADKSARASSSSHDSRISEVQMVAQSHGRPSFEQPPTTVAAVPPYIGPDTPALRTLSDYARPHVMSPTNRSHPFYVSLSPGDSLLTYHMPGLYSAEPSLRERELRNLRERELRERMKPGFEVKHPDLETLHPSANPMEHFVRHGALGLPHIPGPPHPFAHFHPGLNHLERERMALAGPQLRPELSYAERLTAERLHAERMASVAADPAARLQMLSVTPHHHQHSHIHSHLHLHQQDPLGQGSSPHPLDPLGTGPRLARFPFPGGPISNPLLSDLPHDHEMLRHPLFGAAYPRELQGPIPQMSASHQLQAMHAQSAELQRMAMEQQWLHGHHLHGGALPSQEDYYSRLKKEGDKPS from the exons ATGGACGACCTGTTCAGTCCGCGCAG gagcCTGAACAGCACACAGGGGGAGATAAGAGTGGGGCCAAGTCATCAG GCCAAGCTCCCGGAGTTGCAGCCACAGCCTGCGCCTGCCTCACACACTCAGGCAGAGAATGAGGAGCTCATGTGGACACCCGGGGTCAACGACTGTGACCTGCTCATGTATCTCAGAGCAGCCAG GAGTATGGCAGCATTTGCAGGGATGTGTGATGGTGGATCCACTGAGGATGGATGTTTAGCAGCTTCCCGCGATGACACCACACTCAACGCGCTCAATATG CTTCATGCAAGCCACTATGATGCAGCAAAAGCTCTCCAGCGTCTGGTCAAGAAGCCACTACCAAAACTTATTGAAAAGTGCTGGTCGGGGGATGATGTG AAACGCTTCATCAAAGGCCTGAAACAATACGGAAAGAATTTTTTCCGCATTCGGAAAGACTTTCTGCCCAGCAAAAAGACT GGAGAACTGATTGCTTTCTATTACCACTGGAAGAAAACTCCAGAGGCTGCAGGAACCCGAGCCTATCGACAGCAACGGCGGCAGCCCTCCTCTCGCAAAGCCAAGACTCGATCTGCGGCACCTCCTGACAACACACAATCTCGAAAATATTCAG CAGTGGACGCCAGTTCAGCCAGTGAGGATGACCTTGACAGTGAAGACAGTGAGCAGGAAGCTAAGAGCTGCAGCCACTGTGGCACAACAA GTTCTAAGGATTGGCACCAGGGCGGGAGAGACAACCCTCTGCTGTGCACGGGTTGTCGCTCATATGAAAACAAACACGGATGTCTGCCTCCAGCTCCAAAGTCTGCGAGCACTTCATTCACATTCAAACCTGTCAAAGCAGAAGAAGAGGTGAACAGCAAGCATGGCATGAGGACTCGGCGGAGCAGAGCACCT TTGTCATCTTTAAGAAGCGGGCACAGAAGGCTCACAGGCTCCCCAACAAGTGAGGATCAGCTATCAAGTAACCAGCCCTCCCCGACAGGAGCAGTCTCTCATTCCTTGAGATCGTCTTTCACAGATAATAAGAATGACTccataaagaaaacaaacaag AAGATAAAAGAAGAGGTAACGCAGCCACGGACAACAAAACGTGCACGGGAAAGCCCTGCTTTGGAAATGGATGACCCTGAAAAAATTGCTCCTAAAAGGCCAAAGACCCAA GACCCACGGGGCTCCAGGTCAGAGGGAGAGGCAGAGGAGGAAAGCTCTTCGGACAGCCGCAGCGCTCAGGAAGATGGCAGCGACGCCAAAGACATCGATCAGGACAACCGCAGTTCGTCACCCAGCATTCCCAGCCCTCAGCAGGGCAACGAGAGTGACTCCGACTCTTCTGCTCAGCCGAACGGGATCCCGTCAGAGCCTGTCGCCTCTGCTGCTGCGCAGGCCGAGACACCAGTTTCACAGGCCCTCCCCACTCAGGGCCCTCCCATCATTCCTCAGCAACCACAGAGCACGCCTTTAGCTGATCCAGCTCACAGCCCCCCTCCACCCTCTCCGGACCCCCCTCAACCAGTGGCCGGGCAGCCAGCCGCCCCAGCAGGCTCAAGCAGCAGAGGGCAGCCATCATCTCTCCCCCTACCTTGCCCATGGCCTGCACCATCACCACTGGCTCAAGACGCTCCTCCCTCTCCAGCATTTCACATCCCACCTGCTCTCAACTCTTCACTGCCCCTGCAGCCACTTGGCCTATCACCTCAAGCCCCCCAGCGCCCCCCACCCTTCTTTAGGGATGCACAGCACCCCCAGCCTCCTATCACTGGCCCCCAAATCAAGCCTCCTCCCACCACTCCGATTCCACCTTCACATAAACATCTGCCACACCAGTCAGGGGCATCTTTCCCCCAGATGCCCTCTAACCTTCCCCCTCCGCCTGCTCTTAAGCCCCTCACTTCTCTGCCCAACCACCATCCTCCAGgtgcccctcctcctcctcttcagctcatgcagcatcctttgcccgTTAATTCACTTCCAACCCAGCCTCCTGTGATCTCTCAGGTGCAGAGTCCCCCTGGAAAAAGCATGACATCTGCCCacacaccagcagcaccagcagcaccagcagcagcctcaCTCCCTCTAACCTCTGTCACACCCTCATCTGTCGGCCCCGTCCTCAGCCTCCAGCAGCCATTCTCGCCTCTTCCTCTCAAACCTTCACCGAGTTCCACTGCAGGAGGCCTGCAGGTTCAGATTAAAGAAGAGCCTCTGGATGAGATGGAAGAGGTGCAGAGCCCCCCATCTCCCCCCCGGAGTCCCTCACCAGAGCCTACCATCGTCAACATGGCAAGCCATGCCAGCCAGTCTGCACG GTTTATCAAACACTTGGATCGCGGATACAATTCTTGCGCAAGAACAGACCTTTTCTTTACCCCGTTGTCCGCCTCCAAGCTGGCCAAGAAAAGGGAGGAGGCCGTGGAAAGGTCCAGAAGAGAGGCTGAGCTCAGTGCGCGAGAAGAACGTGaaagggagaaagagagagagcgagagcgaGAAAGGGAAGCAGATAAAAGTGCT AGAGCGTCTAGCTCCTCCCATGACAGTCGCATAAGTGAAGTGCAGATGGTAGCTCAAAGCCATGGACGCCCCTCCTTTGAGCAGCCGCCCACCACCGTAGCAGCCGTGCCGCCCTACATCGGCCCGGACACGCCAGCCCTGCGCACCCTGAGTGACTACGCACGACCCCATGTCATGTCGCCCACCAACCGCAGCCATCCTTTCTACGTGTCCCTTAGCCCCGGTGACTCCTTGCTGACGTACCACATGCCCGGCCTGTACAGCGCCGAGCCCAGCCTCAGAGAGCGCGAGCTAAGGAAcctcagagagagagagctccGTGAAAGGATGAAGCCCGGCTTTGAGGTCAAACACCCAGACCTGGAAACCTTGCACCCTTCAGCCAACCCCATGGAGCACTTTGTCAGACATGGGGCGCTAGGTCTTCCACACATACCTGGGCCTCCCCACCCCTTTGCACACTTCCATCCCGGCCTGAACCATCTGGAGCGGGAGAGGATGGCGCTGGCGGGGCCTCAGCTGCGTCCCGAGCTGAGTTATGCTGAGCGACTCACTGCAGAGCGGCTTCACGCTGAGAGGATGGCTTCTGTTGCAGCAGATCCTGCAGCCCGACTGCAGATGCTCAGTGTGACGCCTCATCATCACCAACACTCCCACATTCACTCTCACCTCCACCTGCACCAGCAGGACCCCCTAGGTCAAG GTTCAAGCCCTCATCCTCTGGATCCTCTGGGAACAGGGCCGCGTTTGGCCCGATTTCCCTTCCCGGGTGGCCCCATCTCCAACCCTTTACTCAGCGATCTTCCTCATGATCACGAGATGCTGCGGCATCCACTGTTTG GAGCTGCATATCCACGAGAGCTGCAGGGTCCGATTCCCCAGATGTCCGCCTCGCACCAGCTCCAGGCCATGCACGCTCagtctgcagagctgcagaggatGGCGATGGAGCAGCAATGGCTTCATGGGCATCACCTGCACGGAGGCGCTCTACCCAGTCAGGAAGATTACTATAG CCGTCTGAAGAAAGAAGGTGACAAGCCATCTTGA
- the rereb gene encoding arginine-glutamic acid dipeptide repeats protein isoform X5 → MDDLFSPRRSLNSTQGEIRVGPSHQAKLPELQPQPAPASHTQAENEELMWTPGVNDCDLLMYLRAARSMAAFAGMCDGGSTEDGCLAASRDDTTLNALNMLHASHYDAAKALQRLVKKPLPKLIEKCWSGDDVKRFIKGLKQYGKNFFRIRKDFLPSKKTGELIAFYYHWKKTPEAAGTRAYRQQRRQPSSRKAKTRSAAPPDNTQSRKYSVDASSASEDDLDSEDSEQEAKSCSHCGTTSSKDWHQGGRDNPLLCTGCRSYENKHGCLPPAPKSASTSFTFKPVKAEEEVNSKHGMRTRRSRAPLSSLRSGHRRLTGSPTSEDQLSSNQPSPTGAVSHSLRSSFTDNKNDSIKKTNKKIKEEVTQPRTTKRARESPALEMDDPEKIAPKRPKTQDPRGSRSEGEAEEESSSDSRSAQEDGSDAKDIDQDNRSSSPSIPSPQQGNESDSDSSAQPNGIPSEPVASAAAQAETPVSQALPTQGPPIIPQQPQSTPLADPAHSPPPPSPDPPQPVAGQPAAPAGSSSRGQPSSLPLPCPWPAPSPLAQDAPPSPAFHIPPALNSSLPLQPLGLSPQAPQRPPPFFRDAQHPQPPITGPQIKPPPTTPIPPSHKHLPHQSGASFPQMPSNLPPPPALKPLTSLPNHHPPGAPPPPLQLMQHPLPVNSLPTQPPVISQVQSPPGKSMTSAHTPAAPAAPAAASLPLTSVTPSSVGPVLSLQQPFSPLPLKPSPSSTAGGLQVQIKEEPLDEMEEVQSPPSPPRSPSPEPTIVNMASHASQSARFIKHLDRGYNSCARTDLFFTPLSASKLAKKREEAVERSRREAELSAREEREREKEREREREREADKSARASSSSHDSRISEVQMVAQSHGRPSFEQPPTTVAAVPPYIGPDTPALRTLSDYARPHVMSPTNRSHPFYVSLSPGDSLLTYHMPGLYSAEPSLRERELRNLRERELRERMKPGFEVKHPDLETLHPSANPMEHFVRHGALGLPHIPGPPHPFAHFHPGLNHLERERMALAGPQLRPELSYAERLTAERLHAERMASVAADPAARLQMLSVTPHHHQHSHIHSHLHLHQQDPLGQGSSPHPLDPLGTGPRLARFPFPGGPISNPLLSDLPHDHEMLRHPLFGAAYPRELQGPIPQMSASHQLQAMHAQSAELQRMAMEQQWLHGHHLHGGALPSQEDYYSRLKKEGDKPS, encoded by the exons ATGGACGACCTGTTCAGTCCGCGCAG gagcCTGAACAGCACACAGGGGGAGATAAGAGTGGGGCCAAGTCATCAG GCCAAGCTCCCGGAGTTGCAGCCACAGCCTGCGCCTGCCTCACACACTCAGGCAGAGAATGAGGAGCTCATGTGGACACCCGGGGTCAACGACTGTGACCTGCTCATGTATCTCAGAGCAGCCAG GAGTATGGCAGCATTTGCAGGGATGTGTGATGGTGGATCCACTGAGGATGGATGTTTAGCAGCTTCCCGCGATGACACCACACTCAACGCGCTCAATATG CTTCATGCAAGCCACTATGATGCAGCAAAAGCTCTCCAGCGTCTGGTCAAGAAGCCACTACCAAAACTTATTGAAAAGTGCTGGTCGGGGGATGATGTG AAACGCTTCATCAAAGGCCTGAAACAATACGGAAAGAATTTTTTCCGCATTCGGAAAGACTTTCTGCCCAGCAAAAAGACT GGAGAACTGATTGCTTTCTATTACCACTGGAAGAAAACTCCAGAGGCTGCAGGAACCCGAGCCTATCGACAGCAACGGCGGCAGCCCTCCTCTCGCAAAGCCAAGACTCGATCTGCGGCACCTCCTGACAACACACAATCTCGAAAATATTCAG TGGACGCCAGTTCAGCCAGTGAGGATGACCTTGACAGTGAAGACAGTGAGCAGGAAGCTAAGAGCTGCAGCCACTGTGGCACAACAA GTTCTAAGGATTGGCACCAGGGCGGGAGAGACAACCCTCTGCTGTGCACGGGTTGTCGCTCATATGAAAACAAACACGGATGTCTGCCTCCAGCTCCAAAGTCTGCGAGCACTTCATTCACATTCAAACCTGTCAAAGCAGAAGAAGAGGTGAACAGCAAGCATGGCATGAGGACTCGGCGGAGCAGAGCACCT TTGTCATCTTTAAGAAGCGGGCACAGAAGGCTCACAGGCTCCCCAACAAGTGAGGATCAGCTATCAAGTAACCAGCCCTCCCCGACAGGAGCAGTCTCTCATTCCTTGAGATCGTCTTTCACAGATAATAAGAATGACTccataaagaaaacaaacaag AAGATAAAAGAAGAGGTAACGCAGCCACGGACAACAAAACGTGCACGGGAAAGCCCTGCTTTGGAAATGGATGACCCTGAAAAAATTGCTCCTAAAAGGCCAAAGACCCAA GACCCACGGGGCTCCAGGTCAGAGGGAGAGGCAGAGGAGGAAAGCTCTTCGGACAGCCGCAGCGCTCAGGAAGATGGCAGCGACGCCAAAGACATCGATCAGGACAACCGCAGTTCGTCACCCAGCATTCCCAGCCCTCAGCAGGGCAACGAGAGTGACTCCGACTCTTCTGCTCAGCCGAACGGGATCCCGTCAGAGCCTGTCGCCTCTGCTGCTGCGCAGGCCGAGACACCAGTTTCACAGGCCCTCCCCACTCAGGGCCCTCCCATCATTCCTCAGCAACCACAGAGCACGCCTTTAGCTGATCCAGCTCACAGCCCCCCTCCACCCTCTCCGGACCCCCCTCAACCAGTGGCCGGGCAGCCAGCCGCCCCAGCAGGCTCAAGCAGCAGAGGGCAGCCATCATCTCTCCCCCTACCTTGCCCATGGCCTGCACCATCACCACTGGCTCAAGACGCTCCTCCCTCTCCAGCATTTCACATCCCACCTGCTCTCAACTCTTCACTGCCCCTGCAGCCACTTGGCCTATCACCTCAAGCCCCCCAGCGCCCCCCACCCTTCTTTAGGGATGCACAGCACCCCCAGCCTCCTATCACTGGCCCCCAAATCAAGCCTCCTCCCACCACTCCGATTCCACCTTCACATAAACATCTGCCACACCAGTCAGGGGCATCTTTCCCCCAGATGCCCTCTAACCTTCCCCCTCCGCCTGCTCTTAAGCCCCTCACTTCTCTGCCCAACCACCATCCTCCAGgtgcccctcctcctcctcttcagctcatgcagcatcctttgcccgTTAATTCACTTCCAACCCAGCCTCCTGTGATCTCTCAGGTGCAGAGTCCCCCTGGAAAAAGCATGACATCTGCCCacacaccagcagcaccagcagcaccagcagcagcctcaCTCCCTCTAACCTCTGTCACACCCTCATCTGTCGGCCCCGTCCTCAGCCTCCAGCAGCCATTCTCGCCTCTTCCTCTCAAACCTTCACCGAGTTCCACTGCAGGAGGCCTGCAGGTTCAGATTAAAGAAGAGCCTCTGGATGAGATGGAAGAGGTGCAGAGCCCCCCATCTCCCCCCCGGAGTCCCTCACCAGAGCCTACCATCGTCAACATGGCAAGCCATGCCAGCCAGTCTGCACG GTTTATCAAACACTTGGATCGCGGATACAATTCTTGCGCAAGAACAGACCTTTTCTTTACCCCGTTGTCCGCCTCCAAGCTGGCCAAGAAAAGGGAGGAGGCCGTGGAAAGGTCCAGAAGAGAGGCTGAGCTCAGTGCGCGAGAAGAACGTGaaagggagaaagagagagagcgagagcgaGAAAGGGAAGCAGATAAAAGTGCT AGAGCGTCTAGCTCCTCCCATGACAGTCGCATAAGTGAAGTGCAGATGGTAGCTCAAAGCCATGGACGCCCCTCCTTTGAGCAGCCGCCCACCACCGTAGCAGCCGTGCCGCCCTACATCGGCCCGGACACGCCAGCCCTGCGCACCCTGAGTGACTACGCACGACCCCATGTCATGTCGCCCACCAACCGCAGCCATCCTTTCTACGTGTCCCTTAGCCCCGGTGACTCCTTGCTGACGTACCACATGCCCGGCCTGTACAGCGCCGAGCCCAGCCTCAGAGAGCGCGAGCTAAGGAAcctcagagagagagagctccGTGAAAGGATGAAGCCCGGCTTTGAGGTCAAACACCCAGACCTGGAAACCTTGCACCCTTCAGCCAACCCCATGGAGCACTTTGTCAGACATGGGGCGCTAGGTCTTCCACACATACCTGGGCCTCCCCACCCCTTTGCACACTTCCATCCCGGCCTGAACCATCTGGAGCGGGAGAGGATGGCGCTGGCGGGGCCTCAGCTGCGTCCCGAGCTGAGTTATGCTGAGCGACTCACTGCAGAGCGGCTTCACGCTGAGAGGATGGCTTCTGTTGCAGCAGATCCTGCAGCCCGACTGCAGATGCTCAGTGTGACGCCTCATCATCACCAACACTCCCACATTCACTCTCACCTCCACCTGCACCAGCAGGACCCCCTAGGTCAAG GTTCAAGCCCTCATCCTCTGGATCCTCTGGGAACAGGGCCGCGTTTGGCCCGATTTCCCTTCCCGGGTGGCCCCATCTCCAACCCTTTACTCAGCGATCTTCCTCATGATCACGAGATGCTGCGGCATCCACTGTTTG GAGCTGCATATCCACGAGAGCTGCAGGGTCCGATTCCCCAGATGTCCGCCTCGCACCAGCTCCAGGCCATGCACGCTCagtctgcagagctgcagaggatGGCGATGGAGCAGCAATGGCTTCATGGGCATCACCTGCACGGAGGCGCTCTACCCAGTCAGGAAGATTACTATAG CCGTCTGAAGAAAGAAGGTGACAAGCCATCTTGA
- the rereb gene encoding arginine-glutamic acid dipeptide repeats protein isoform X4: MDDLFSPRRSLNSTQGEIRVGPSHQAKLPELQPQPAPASHTQAENEELMWTPGVNDCDLLMYLRAARSMAAFAGMCDGGSTEDGCLAASRDDTTLNALNMLHASHYDAAKALQRLVKKPLPKLIEKCWSGDDVKRFIKGLKQYGKNFFRIRKDFLPSKKTGELIAFYYHWKKTPEAAGTRAYRQQRRQPSSRKAKTRSAAPPDNTQSRKYSAVDASSASEDDLDSEDSEQEAKSCSHCGTTSSKDWHQGGRDNPLLCTGCRSYENKHGCLPPAPKSASTSFTFKPVKAEEEVNSKHGMRTRRSRAPQLSSLRSGHRRLTGSPTSEDQLSSNQPSPTGAVSHSLRSSFTDNKNDSIKKTNKKIKEEVTQPRTTKRARESPALEMDDPEKIAPKRPKTQDPRGSRSEGEAEEESSSDSRSAQEDGSDAKDIDQDNRSSSPSIPSPQQGNESDSDSSAQPNGIPSEPVASAAAQAETPVSQALPTQGPPIIPQQPQSTPLADPAHSPPPPSPDPPQPVAGQPAAPAGSSSRGQPSSLPLPCPWPAPSPLAQDAPPSPAFHIPPALNSSLPLQPLGLSPQAPQRPPPFFRDAQHPQPPITGPQIKPPPTTPIPPSHKHLPHQSGASFPQMPSNLPPPPALKPLTSLPNHHPPGAPPPPLQLMQHPLPVNSLPTQPPVISQVQSPPGKSMTSAHTPAAPAAPAAASLPLTSVTPSSVGPVLSLQQPFSPLPLKPSPSSTAGGLQVQIKEEPLDEMEEVQSPPSPPRSPSPEPTIVNMASHASQSARFIKHLDRGYNSCARTDLFFTPLSASKLAKKREEAVERSRREAELSAREEREREKEREREREREADKSARASSSSHDSRISEVQMVAQSHGRPSFEQPPTTVAAVPPYIGPDTPALRTLSDYARPHVMSPTNRSHPFYVSLSPGDSLLTYHMPGLYSAEPSLRERELRNLRERELRERMKPGFEVKHPDLETLHPSANPMEHFVRHGALGLPHIPGPPHPFAHFHPGLNHLERERMALAGPQLRPELSYAERLTAERLHAERMASVAADPAARLQMLSVTPHHHQHSHIHSHLHLHQQDPLGSSPHPLDPLGTGPRLARFPFPGGPISNPLLSDLPHDHEMLRHPLFGAAYPRELQGPIPQMSASHQLQAMHAQSAELQRMAMEQQWLHGHHLHGGALPSQEDYYSRLKKEGDKPS; encoded by the exons ATGGACGACCTGTTCAGTCCGCGCAG gagcCTGAACAGCACACAGGGGGAGATAAGAGTGGGGCCAAGTCATCAG GCCAAGCTCCCGGAGTTGCAGCCACAGCCTGCGCCTGCCTCACACACTCAGGCAGAGAATGAGGAGCTCATGTGGACACCCGGGGTCAACGACTGTGACCTGCTCATGTATCTCAGAGCAGCCAG GAGTATGGCAGCATTTGCAGGGATGTGTGATGGTGGATCCACTGAGGATGGATGTTTAGCAGCTTCCCGCGATGACACCACACTCAACGCGCTCAATATG CTTCATGCAAGCCACTATGATGCAGCAAAAGCTCTCCAGCGTCTGGTCAAGAAGCCACTACCAAAACTTATTGAAAAGTGCTGGTCGGGGGATGATGTG AAACGCTTCATCAAAGGCCTGAAACAATACGGAAAGAATTTTTTCCGCATTCGGAAAGACTTTCTGCCCAGCAAAAAGACT GGAGAACTGATTGCTTTCTATTACCACTGGAAGAAAACTCCAGAGGCTGCAGGAACCCGAGCCTATCGACAGCAACGGCGGCAGCCCTCCTCTCGCAAAGCCAAGACTCGATCTGCGGCACCTCCTGACAACACACAATCTCGAAAATATTCAG CAGTGGACGCCAGTTCAGCCAGTGAGGATGACCTTGACAGTGAAGACAGTGAGCAGGAAGCTAAGAGCTGCAGCCACTGTGGCACAACAA GTTCTAAGGATTGGCACCAGGGCGGGAGAGACAACCCTCTGCTGTGCACGGGTTGTCGCTCATATGAAAACAAACACGGATGTCTGCCTCCAGCTCCAAAGTCTGCGAGCACTTCATTCACATTCAAACCTGTCAAAGCAGAAGAAGAGGTGAACAGCAAGCATGGCATGAGGACTCGGCGGAGCAGAGCACCT CAGTTGTCATCTTTAAGAAGCGGGCACAGAAGGCTCACAGGCTCCCCAACAAGTGAGGATCAGCTATCAAGTAACCAGCCCTCCCCGACAGGAGCAGTCTCTCATTCCTTGAGATCGTCTTTCACAGATAATAAGAATGACTccataaagaaaacaaacaag AAGATAAAAGAAGAGGTAACGCAGCCACGGACAACAAAACGTGCACGGGAAAGCCCTGCTTTGGAAATGGATGACCCTGAAAAAATTGCTCCTAAAAGGCCAAAGACCCAA GACCCACGGGGCTCCAGGTCAGAGGGAGAGGCAGAGGAGGAAAGCTCTTCGGACAGCCGCAGCGCTCAGGAAGATGGCAGCGACGCCAAAGACATCGATCAGGACAACCGCAGTTCGTCACCCAGCATTCCCAGCCCTCAGCAGGGCAACGAGAGTGACTCCGACTCTTCTGCTCAGCCGAACGGGATCCCGTCAGAGCCTGTCGCCTCTGCTGCTGCGCAGGCCGAGACACCAGTTTCACAGGCCCTCCCCACTCAGGGCCCTCCCATCATTCCTCAGCAACCACAGAGCACGCCTTTAGCTGATCCAGCTCACAGCCCCCCTCCACCCTCTCCGGACCCCCCTCAACCAGTGGCCGGGCAGCCAGCCGCCCCAGCAGGCTCAAGCAGCAGAGGGCAGCCATCATCTCTCCCCCTACCTTGCCCATGGCCTGCACCATCACCACTGGCTCAAGACGCTCCTCCCTCTCCAGCATTTCACATCCCACCTGCTCTCAACTCTTCACTGCCCCTGCAGCCACTTGGCCTATCACCTCAAGCCCCCCAGCGCCCCCCACCCTTCTTTAGGGATGCACAGCACCCCCAGCCTCCTATCACTGGCCCCCAAATCAAGCCTCCTCCCACCACTCCGATTCCACCTTCACATAAACATCTGCCACACCAGTCAGGGGCATCTTTCCCCCAGATGCCCTCTAACCTTCCCCCTCCGCCTGCTCTTAAGCCCCTCACTTCTCTGCCCAACCACCATCCTCCAGgtgcccctcctcctcctcttcagctcatgcagcatcctttgcccgTTAATTCACTTCCAACCCAGCCTCCTGTGATCTCTCAGGTGCAGAGTCCCCCTGGAAAAAGCATGACATCTGCCCacacaccagcagcaccagcagcaccagcagcagcctcaCTCCCTCTAACCTCTGTCACACCCTCATCTGTCGGCCCCGTCCTCAGCCTCCAGCAGCCATTCTCGCCTCTTCCTCTCAAACCTTCACCGAGTTCCACTGCAGGAGGCCTGCAGGTTCAGATTAAAGAAGAGCCTCTGGATGAGATGGAAGAGGTGCAGAGCCCCCCATCTCCCCCCCGGAGTCCCTCACCAGAGCCTACCATCGTCAACATGGCAAGCCATGCCAGCCAGTCTGCACG GTTTATCAAACACTTGGATCGCGGATACAATTCTTGCGCAAGAACAGACCTTTTCTTTACCCCGTTGTCCGCCTCCAAGCTGGCCAAGAAAAGGGAGGAGGCCGTGGAAAGGTCCAGAAGAGAGGCTGAGCTCAGTGCGCGAGAAGAACGTGaaagggagaaagagagagagcgagagcgaGAAAGGGAAGCAGATAAAAGTGCT AGAGCGTCTAGCTCCTCCCATGACAGTCGCATAAGTGAAGTGCAGATGGTAGCTCAAAGCCATGGACGCCCCTCCTTTGAGCAGCCGCCCACCACCGTAGCAGCCGTGCCGCCCTACATCGGCCCGGACACGCCAGCCCTGCGCACCCTGAGTGACTACGCACGACCCCATGTCATGTCGCCCACCAACCGCAGCCATCCTTTCTACGTGTCCCTTAGCCCCGGTGACTCCTTGCTGACGTACCACATGCCCGGCCTGTACAGCGCCGAGCCCAGCCTCAGAGAGCGCGAGCTAAGGAAcctcagagagagagagctccGTGAAAGGATGAAGCCCGGCTTTGAGGTCAAACACCCAGACCTGGAAACCTTGCACCCTTCAGCCAACCCCATGGAGCACTTTGTCAGACATGGGGCGCTAGGTCTTCCACACATACCTGGGCCTCCCCACCCCTTTGCACACTTCCATCCCGGCCTGAACCATCTGGAGCGGGAGAGGATGGCGCTGGCGGGGCCTCAGCTGCGTCCCGAGCTGAGTTATGCTGAGCGACTCACTGCAGAGCGGCTTCACGCTGAGAGGATGGCTTCTGTTGCAGCAGATCCTGCAGCCCGACTGCAGATGCTCAGTGTGACGCCTCATCATCACCAACACTCCCACATTCACTCTCACCTCCACCTGCACCAGCAGGACCCCCTAG GTTCAAGCCCTCATCCTCTGGATCCTCTGGGAACAGGGCCGCGTTTGGCCCGATTTCCCTTCCCGGGTGGCCCCATCTCCAACCCTTTACTCAGCGATCTTCCTCATGATCACGAGATGCTGCGGCATCCACTGTTTG GAGCTGCATATCCACGAGAGCTGCAGGGTCCGATTCCCCAGATGTCCGCCTCGCACCAGCTCCAGGCCATGCACGCTCagtctgcagagctgcagaggatGGCGATGGAGCAGCAATGGCTTCATGGGCATCACCTGCACGGAGGCGCTCTACCCAGTCAGGAAGATTACTATAG CCGTCTGAAGAAAGAAGGTGACAAGCCATCTTGA